A stretch of DNA from Melioribacteraceae bacterium 4301-Me:
CAGTCGGTGGAATTGAACTTGCAATGGATTTATTACGCAGAAAGAAAAATCGCAATAAACAAATTTTTATTATTACTGACGGTAAACCTACCTGCTTAAAAATTGGTATGAAATATTATAAAAATAGCTTTGGTCTTGATAGAAAAATTATCAATAAAACATTAGATAAGGCCGCACAATGTAGGAAGTTAGGAATTACAATTACAACTTTTATGATTGCCCGTGACCCATATTTGCAGCGGTTCGTTCATGAATTTACTAAAGTTAACCAAGGCAGAGCCTACTATAGCAGCCTTACTAACTTAGGTGAATATATATTTGAAGATTTTGTGCGTAATAGAAGAAAGAACTTTAAATAAGAGGAAAACAATGATTAAAAATTTTGAGAATATAAAAACTTTAGGACAACTAAAAAATTCTGGTTATCAACCTATTTCCGTTAAAGACGAAATGCGGTTAAATTTAATACAGTTCTTAAAAGAAAGAAAAAATCCTTTTTATGGAATAATTGGCTACGATGAAACCGTTATACCAGATATTCAAACTGCAATTTTGTCAAAGCACAATATTATATTATTAGGTTTAAGGGGACAAGCAAAAACAAAAATAGCACGTTTAATGGTCAATTTACTCGACGAATATATCCCGGCAATTGAAGGTTCTGAACTAAATGATGACCCACTTCATCCACTCTCACGTTATGGCAAAGAAAAAGTGGAACAAATGCAAGATGATACACCAATAACATGGATTCATAGAAATGATAGATATACAGAAAAGTTAGCCACACCTGATGTTACAATCGCTGACCTTATAGGTGATGTTGATCCTATTAAAGCTGCATCTCTTAAATTACCCTACTCGGACGAAAGAGTTATTCATTATGGCTTAATCCCCCGTTCACACAGAGGAATTTTCGTTATAAATGAATTACCAGATTTACAGGCAAGAATTCAAGTTGCATTGTTTAATCTACTTCAAGAAAGAGACGTTCAAATTAGGGGATTTAAAGTAAGGCTGCCGCTCGATGTTCAATTTGTTTTTACTGCCAATCCTGAAGATTACACAAACAGAGGAGCAATAGTAACACCATTAAAAGATAGAATAGATTCGCAAATCCTTACTCATTATCCAAAGTCTATTCAAATATCCAAAAAAATTACAGAACAAGAATCTAAACTAACTGAATCGCAGAAAAACACAATTAAAGTCCCTGAGTTAATCAAAAATATAATTGAACAAATAGCTTTTGAAGCTCGCGAAAGTGAATATGTTGATTCCAAAAGTGGCGTATCTGCGCGTCTTACAATATCAGCTTATGAAAATGTTGTAAGCGCAGCTGAAAGGAGATTATTTATTAACAACGAAAAAAATACTACGGTAAGAATATCAGATTTAAACGGAATTATCCCTTCAATAACAGGTAAAATTGAGCTGGTCTACGAAGGTGAGCAAGAAGGACCTGTTAAAGTTGCTCATATCCTCATAAGTAAAGCTATTAAGAAACAATTTGTGAACTATTTCCCAAATCCAGATAACATAAAAAAATTAAATCAACCCAATCCTTACCAAGAAATAACAAATTGGTTTAGCAAAGGAAATCAAATTGACATTTTAAATGATTTGCCCAATAGTGAATACCAAAAAATAATTAGTTCAATACCAGGCTTAAAAAATTTAGTAAACAAATTTTATAAAGATGAAGATGATGAGATAAAATATTTATTAATGGAATTTGCATTACATGGACTCGCGGAATATTCACTTTTAAGCAAGCATTCATTAGAATACGGTCTTCAGTTCAAAGATATGTTAAGCAGCATGTTCACACTATCTGAAGAAGAAGATAGCGATGATGAAGAAAATTATCTTAGATAAGTAAAAAATGTTTATCTTGCAGCAAAAAATTTTGAGGAATATATGCTGATTACTACAACCAATAACATCGAGGGTAAAAAAATTGTAAAATATTTAGGATTGGTATCCGGTGAGGCAATTTTAGGAGCTAATATTTTCAAGGATATATTTGCAAGCATACGTGATATAGTTGGCGGAAGGTCTTCTGCTTATGAAAAAGAACTTAGAACTGCAAAAGAGATTGCATTGGCTGAAATGGCTGAGCAGGCAAAAAATTTAGGCGGTAATGCTGTAATTGCAGTTGACCTTGATTATGAAACTATAGGGCAAGGCGGCAGTATGTTGATGGTATCAGCAAGTGGGACTGCAGTTGTAGTTGAGTAATTTCCTTTTTATAAATCTTGAAAAACTTACAACAAGGAATAAACTTTTAATAAGAAATTCTTATCTAACTTTTCAACCATGACTCAAGTTAATTATAACCCAGCTGCTGCGCTCTCACCTTAATTTCTAGACTGTTGAATTTTTTTAGCTGTTTCCTCAACTTTTTGCCAGACACGCAGCAAATTACCGGACATAATTTTTTGAATATCCTTTTCACTATAACCGCGTTTTAGCAATTCATAAATCAAATTTGGATACTGAGAAACATCTTTAAGACCAACTGGTAAAGTGTCACCAAGTCCATCAAAATCAGAGCCAATACCTACATAGTCGATGCCTACTAATTTTACAACATGGTCTATATGGTCCGCAACATCTTTTACATCAGCAAACCCCATGGGATTTTCTTTCCAGAATTTTTCTTTATAACTTTCAGCTTCCTTACTATCTTCATTTAATTTATGTTCATTAAGGTATTCCTTAATTTGTTTCTTGCCAGCTTCTTCTTTCTTTAAAATCTCATCTTTCAAAAAATCTGAACCAAAGTTTATTTGTATTACTCCCCCATTTTTTGCCAGAGCCTTAATCATGTCATCACTCATATTTCTTTCCCAGCCTGGTGTGAAATATCTACAAGAAGAATGAGAAGCAATAACCGGTGCTTGTGTTACTCTTAATACTTGGTAAAATGCGCTATCAGATATATGAGAAACATCAACCATAATTCCAAGTCTGTTCATCTCTTTAACTACTAAAACACCAAATGGACTAAGTCCATTCCATTTTTTATTTGGGTCATAAGATGAATCACAAATATGATTTGATTTTGAATGAGCTAAAGTAATATACCTTATACCTTTAGAATAAAAGTACTCTAGATTTTTCAAGTCGCCTTCAATTGGCGAGCCATTTTCCATGCCCATAGGCAAAGAAATTTTGCCCTGATTAAAATTTTTAATAATATCTTTATAGGAGAACGCAAAAGCAAATTTATCCGTATTATCTTGAACAACATTATAAACAAGCGAAATTAATTTATCAGCATATTTTTTTGCTCCGTTATTTTCATAGTTTGCAGGTGTATAAATTGACATAAATGGAGCGTCCAAGCCCCCTTCTTTAGCTTTAACATAGTCGAAATTTCTATCATCATTTTTTTTGGTAATATCAGTCCATTTTTCGTAAAGCAGCAATGGAGCATCGATATGTGTATCAATCAAAATATACTTATGAGCTATTTTATTTGCTCTTTCTTTTAATTTATCACCACTTTGATTTATGTAGTAACTGAGAAAGAAGGCAAGTAATAAAGCTATTTTTTCCATAATACCACCTAATTAATATATTAAGATTATGTTATAACTAATTATTTTTCATTAAGATAACTAAATTTATCTTAGAAAAAAGATACTATTCATTTCTTGTTTTAAACCCTTTTATCATCCAATTTTTTGCTAGTAAAAGAGCTACAGGGCTTACTATAGCT
This window harbors:
- a CDS encoding sigma 54-interacting transcriptional regulator — encoded protein: MIKNFENIKTLGQLKNSGYQPISVKDEMRLNLIQFLKERKNPFYGIIGYDETVIPDIQTAILSKHNIILLGLRGQAKTKIARLMVNLLDEYIPAIEGSELNDDPLHPLSRYGKEKVEQMQDDTPITWIHRNDRYTEKLATPDVTIADLIGDVDPIKAASLKLPYSDERVIHYGLIPRSHRGIFVINELPDLQARIQVALFNLLQERDVQIRGFKVRLPLDVQFVFTANPEDYTNRGAIVTPLKDRIDSQILTHYPKSIQISKKITEQESKLTESQKNTIKVPELIKNIIEQIAFEARESEYVDSKSGVSARLTISAYENVVSAAERRLFINNEKNTTVRISDLNGIIPSITGKIELVYEGEQEGPVKVAHILISKAIKKQFVNYFPNPDNIKKLNQPNPYQEITNWFSKGNQIDILNDLPNSEYQKIISSIPGLKNLVNKFYKDEDDEIKYLLMEFALHGLAEYSLLSKHSLEYGLQFKDMLSSMFTLSEEEDSDDEENYLR
- a CDS encoding heavy metal-binding domain-containing protein, which codes for MLITTTNNIEGKKIVKYLGLVSGEAILGANIFKDIFASIRDIVGGRSSAYEKELRTAKEIALAEMAEQAKNLGGNAVIAVDLDYETIGQGGSMLMVSASGTAVVVE
- a CDS encoding dipeptidase, with amino-acid sequence MEKIALLLAFFLSYYINQSGDKLKERANKIAHKYILIDTHIDAPLLLYEKWTDITKKNDDRNFDYVKAKEGGLDAPFMSIYTPANYENNGAKKYADKLISLVYNVVQDNTDKFAFAFSYKDIIKNFNQGKISLPMGMENGSPIEGDLKNLEYFYSKGIRYITLAHSKSNHICDSSYDPNKKWNGLSPFGVLVVKEMNRLGIMVDVSHISDSAFYQVLRVTQAPVIASHSSCRYFTPGWERNMSDDMIKALAKNGGVIQINFGSDFLKDEILKKEEAGKKQIKEYLNEHKLNEDSKEAESYKEKFWKENPMGFADVKDVADHIDHVVKLVGIDYVGIGSDFDGLGDTLPVGLKDVSQYPNLIYELLKRGYSEKDIQKIMSGNLLRVWQKVEETAKKIQQSRN